The Scytonema hofmannii PCC 7110 genome has a segment encoding these proteins:
- the psb34 gene encoding photosystem II assembly protein Psb34, whose translation MYTTVNEDGVLNNYPTEPKMQFAEYPAIWEQRQYVIQGVFATLLVTTLVLVAFTVG comes from the coding sequence ATGTATACTACTGTTAATGAAGACGGCGTCCTCAACAACTATCCCACCGAGCCAAAGATGCAGTTTGCTGAATACCCCGCTATTTGGGAGCAACGTCAATATGTTATCCAAGGCGTGTTTGCTACATTACTTGTCACTACTTTAGTTCTGGTTGCTTTTACAGTTGGTTAA
- a CDS encoding Hsp20/alpha crystallin family protein codes for MTLIRYNPWKEINAIQRLFEDTRVPFERDFVKVPAAELTQTDDAVHLKLELPGMDAKDLDIQVTENAVSISGERKSETKTEEKGTTRTEFHYGKFQRVIPLPLLVQNTNVTAEYKDGILNLTLPKKEEEKNKVVKVNLEQPAA; via the coding sequence ATGACACTCATTCGTTACAATCCTTGGAAAGAAATAAACGCAATCCAACGCCTGTTTGAAGATACAAGAGTTCCGTTTGAAAGAGATTTCGTGAAAGTTCCTGCTGCCGAACTAACCCAAACAGATGACGCGGTCCACCTCAAGCTAGAACTTCCAGGTATGGACGCTAAAGACCTGGATATTCAAGTCACAGAAAATGCTGTTTCCATTAGTGGAGAGCGTAAATCTGAAACTAAGACCGAAGAAAAAGGCACGACACGGACTGAGTTTCACTATGGTAAGTTTCAGCGCGTTATTCCATTGCCTCTTTTAGTTCAAAATACCAACGTTACTGCTGAATACAAAGATGGTATCTTGAATCTGACTTTGCCCAAAAAAGAGGAAGAAAAGAACAAAGTTGTCAAAGTGAATTTAGAACAGCCTGCTGCATAG
- a CDS encoding ASCH domain-containing protein, producing MEQIKQYWQAYLTTLPPDSPVRNEQYVAEQFGDNPDLANSLGKLIVSRKKTATSSALWEWEAEGQPIPKVGQKSIVLDSHNQPLCIIETTEVTICPYDKVDARFAADEGEGDCSLAYWREAHWRFFSRVLPKIGKSPVLDMPLVCERFHIVYVNALTHGK from the coding sequence ATGGAACAAATTAAACAGTACTGGCAAGCTTATTTAACAACACTCCCACCAGATTCACCCGTGCGTAACGAGCAATACGTAGCCGAACAGTTTGGTGACAACCCTGACCTCGCCAATTCTCTAGGTAAATTAATTGTGTCAAGAAAAAAGACCGCTACAAGTTCTGCATTATGGGAGTGGGAAGCCGAGGGTCAGCCAATTCCTAAAGTTGGACAGAAAAGCATCGTACTTGATAGTCACAATCAGCCGTTATGCATTATTGAAACAACAGAAGTCACAATCTGCCCATATGATAAAGTTGATGCACGGTTCGCTGCGGATGAAGGTGAAGGAGATTGTTCGCTTGCATATTGGAGAGAAGCGCACTGGCGGTTCTTTTCACGTGTACTACCAAAGATAGGCAAGTCTCCAGTACTCGATATGCCATTGGTTTGCGAGCGGTTTCATATCGTGTACGTTAACGCTCTAACTCATGGAAAATAA
- a CDS encoding class I SAM-dependent methyltransferase: MHENEERILNSWNKNALSWTRVIRSHQIKSRVQVTNSAILETVTELNPTTFLDVGCGEGWLCRELFAKGIDGWGVDASYALIEAARECGDSRFLVSSYSELGVQKFGNIERFSCFICNFSILGQRDLTDIADVGHHLLEPRGHIIVQTLHPLTAGGGTETADGWRETLWQEIGNEPFHPAPWYYRTMESWIEGFCDRNYRLLNLREIYHPVTNKPVSIIFVFERQ; this comes from the coding sequence ATGCATGAGAATGAAGAACGAATCCTGAATTCTTGGAACAAGAATGCTTTGTCTTGGACGCGGGTGATTCGTTCCCATCAAATTAAAAGCCGTGTTCAAGTTACCAATTCAGCAATACTAGAAACTGTTACTGAGCTAAATCCAACAACTTTTTTAGACGTTGGATGTGGTGAAGGATGGTTGTGTCGCGAACTTTTTGCCAAGGGAATTGATGGGTGGGGAGTCGATGCTTCTTATGCTCTGATTGAAGCAGCACGGGAATGTGGCGATTCTCGCTTTCTTGTGAGTTCATACTCCGAATTGGGAGTACAAAAATTCGGTAACATTGAACGTTTTTCTTGCTTTATTTGTAACTTCTCAATTCTCGGACAACGAGACTTAACTGATATCGCTGATGTCGGTCATCATCTTTTAGAGCCTCGCGGTCACATCATCGTTCAAACACTCCACCCATTAACAGCTGGCGGTGGAACTGAAACAGCAGATGGTTGGCGGGAAACTTTGTGGCAAGAAATTGGCAATGAACCATTTCATCCCGCTCCTTGGTACTATCGTACTATGGAATCGTGGATTGAAGGATTTTGCGATCGCAATTACCGATTGCTGAATTTACGAGAAATCTATCATCCGGTAACCAACAAACCTGTCTCAATCATTTTTGTTTTTGAACGACAGTGA
- a CDS encoding FHA domain-containing protein yields the protein MAVVAEEIPSVTAESNESHLLIIEDDQGRKEFSLDRPIYSIGRDRECDIRLISQFVSRRHATLVRLPCDDKKHIYYYRIVDGDAKGKASSNGLMINGRKILARNLKNEDEIVFGPQVRAIYYVVRDTMRATGQTDNAEYNITLINAGMTEDMED from the coding sequence ATTGCTGTTGTTGCTGAAGAAATACCATCAGTAACAGCAGAATCGAATGAAAGCCATTTACTGATAATAGAAGATGACCAAGGGCGTAAAGAGTTTTCTTTGGATCGTCCTATTTACTCTATTGGTAGAGATCGCGAGTGTGATATTCGTTTGATTTCACAGTTTGTTTCACGTCGCCATGCTACCTTGGTTAGGCTACCATGCGATGATAAAAAACATATTTACTATTATCGAATTGTCGATGGTGATGCCAAGGGCAAAGCTAGCTCTAACGGCTTAATGATTAACGGACGAAAAATCTTGGCACGTAATTTGAAGAATGAGGATGAAATTGTCTTTGGTCCACAGGTACGTGCTATCTACTACGTAGTCCGGGATACCATGAGGGCTACAGGACAAACCGATAATGCTGAGTACAATATTACACTTATAAATGCTGGCATGACCGAGGATATGGAGGACTAG
- a CDS encoding NACHT and WD40 repeat domain-containing protein, whose translation MIPLNLDAIINAISGIASPLIKDKLQRNETVIKLLKQFNLAPEHPPADFSGVYAYALVEYGVGKPKPFLELFRHEQIKLAFRKALDHNNPSILLSEVDTFVGAYALGDEIKTLGLDIRREVAAFATVFIEVAKRSRTPGDALMSQQIGSLHKKIAAITEQLDRLPTLEGIRTEMARLASQNYPALPTASTAVENNCKAVALAQQMRGWFETLGYRFEKHEVWAEYFEWIINIQGRRGYDRILVRGIEGEAGVKDVAALREEIQKQRTDEGWLVSARRISRAAREQVKNEDYSKVFCYTFDELLDQDADFSGYLNWLETEVKRRGIDTKYVPLACTKEEIDSVTKRQIAVSRYDEEDGWIDGYIDLWLDDPAKEHISVLGEFGTGKTWFAFHYAWVALQRYRDAQKRGVERPRLPLVITLRDFAKALNVENVLAGFFFTQHNIRLNSDVFDQLNRMGKLLLIFDGFDEMAARVDRQEMINNFWELAKVVVPGSKVILTCRTEHFPEAKEGRALLNAELQASTANLTGETPQFEVLELEKFNDDQIRLVLSFQASSTTVESVMGNPQLLDLARRPVMTELILEALPDIEAGLPVDISRVYLYAVRHKMERDIKAERTFTNLADKLYFLCELSWEMLSTDHMSLNYRLFPDRIRRLFGSVVQEEKDLDHWHYDMMGQTMLIRDADGDYTPAHRSLLEFFVAYKFAAELGALAEDFTELARSRSRLNNSAAPIDYTWSGYFAPRDAVALSGGNSLALLKGFIREPLEKLRETVGRSQLTKAVMDLLVPMLDNNESLVKVIEATRRKSELEVGYVGGNAATLLVKIDKKALDNKDLSRAVIIGANFSDASLRGVNFAVANLANTVFPKAFGAIFAVTFSPDGKLFATSDASCKILIWRCEDSQPIALCEGHKDWIRSIAFSPNGKVVASASYDRTIKLWNILTGECLKTLQGHGGRVNSVTISSNSKILASGSSDHTIKIWNMHTGECFKTLQGHTSRIHSVTISPDSLILASSSRDKTIKIWNIYTGECQKTLLSHSDSVNSVTISSDGTTLASSSADTTIKLWSIHTGECQKTLQGHTNEVRTIAFSSNNKTLISGSYDKTIKLWDIGTGECLNTLQAHTDWVRSVAINPNATTLISGGNDQTIRQWDLLTGECIKILQGYSGAIRSVAISPSDATLASSSEEPTVKLWNIRTGECLKNLLGHTSRVNSVAFSPNRKTLATGSYDRTIKLWDACTGECLKTFNGHSGGVNSVVFSLSGNILISVGGDKTVKLWDIETGECLKTLQGHTNWLWSVAVSPDGTTIASGGDDKVVKLWNISTGICLNTLEGHQESIWSLAMSSDGKTLASCSDDNTVKLWDISTGQCLKTLQGHISRIEAVAISTNGQILVSGSFDRTIKLWDINTGECLRTLHGHTQRVQSVAISFDGTLIFSGSYDETIKIWNANTGQCLNTFINKPYAGMNITGITGLTKSEKSTLKALGAVEDE comes from the coding sequence GTGATACCACTTAACCTTGACGCTATTATTAATGCGATTTCTGGCATCGCCAGTCCATTGATTAAAGATAAGTTGCAGCGCAATGAAACTGTTATCAAATTACTAAAACAATTTAACCTTGCTCCCGAACACCCGCCTGCGGATTTTAGTGGGGTTTACGCCTACGCCCTGGTAGAGTATGGTGTAGGCAAACCAAAACCCTTTCTCGAACTTTTCCGCCACGAACAAATAAAACTTGCCTTTCGCAAAGCCTTAGACCACAATAACCCCTCAATCCTCCTATCTGAAGTCGATACATTTGTAGGTGCTTATGCTTTGGGGGATGAAATCAAAACCCTGGGGCTTGATATTAGACGCGAAGTAGCAGCATTTGCCACTGTCTTTATTGAAGTTGCCAAGCGTAGCCGCACCCCAGGAGATGCACTGATGAGCCAGCAAATTGGTTCTTTGCACAAAAAAATCGCAGCTATTACCGAACAATTAGACAGGCTGCCAACTCTCGAAGGAATTCGTACCGAGATGGCAAGGTTGGCTTCCCAAAATTACCCAGCACTGCCAACTGCTAGTACTGCAGTTGAAAACAACTGTAAGGCTGTTGCACTTGCCCAACAAATGCGCGGTTGGTTTGAAACCCTGGGCTATCGTTTCGAGAAACATGAAGTTTGGGCAGAATATTTTGAGTGGATTATTAACATTCAGGGAAGGCGGGGATACGATCGCATTTTAGTACGTGGCATAGAGGGTGAAGCAGGAGTTAAGGACGTTGCAGCTTTGCGTGAAGAAATACAAAAGCAACGGACGGATGAAGGATGGCTCGTTTCAGCGCGTCGAATTTCACGCGCTGCACGGGAACAAGTTAAAAATGAGGATTACAGCAAAGTTTTTTGCTACACCTTTGACGAACTCTTAGACCAAGATGCTGATTTTAGCGGTTACCTGAACTGGTTGGAAACTGAGGTAAAACGTCGGGGCATTGATACTAAGTATGTCCCCCTTGCTTGCACCAAAGAAGAAATTGACTCTGTAACTAAACGCCAAATAGCTGTAAGTCGTTACGATGAGGAAGATGGCTGGATTGATGGCTACATCGACCTTTGGTTGGACGATCCAGCTAAAGAACATATCTCAGTTTTGGGAGAATTTGGCACGGGAAAGACTTGGTTTGCTTTTCATTACGCTTGGGTGGCATTACAACGATACCGGGATGCTCAAAAACGCGGCGTGGAACGTCCCCGCCTCCCGTTAGTCATTACCCTCCGGGATTTTGCTAAAGCACTCAATGTTGAAAACGTGCTGGCTGGTTTCTTTTTCACCCAACACAATATTCGCTTAAATAGTGACGTTTTTGACCAACTCAACCGCATGGGCAAACTGCTGTTGATTTTTGATGGCTTTGATGAGATGGCAGCTCGTGTTGACCGCCAGGAGATGATTAACAACTTCTGGGAGTTGGCGAAAGTGGTCGTTCCTGGTTCTAAGGTCATCCTCACCTGTCGCACCGAACATTTTCCAGAAGCGAAGGAAGGGAGAGCACTGCTTAATGCCGAACTTCAAGCATCAACTGCTAATTTAACAGGAGAAACACCACAGTTTGAAGTCTTGGAACTGGAGAAGTTTAACGACGACCAAATAAGACTTGTCCTATCGTTTCAAGCTTCCTCTACTACAGTAGAAAGTGTGATGGGCAATCCTCAACTGTTGGATTTAGCACGTCGCCCGGTGATGACTGAGTTAATTCTAGAAGCACTACCGGACATTGAAGCCGGGTTACCTGTGGATATATCGCGGGTTTACTTATATGCCGTGCGTCATAAGATGGAACGGGATATTAAAGCAGAGCGCACCTTTACGAATTTAGCAGACAAACTTTACTTCTTATGCGAACTATCCTGGGAGATGCTCTCAACCGACCACATGAGTTTGAACTATCGGTTGTTCCCAGACCGCATTCGTCGTCTCTTTGGTTCTGTGGTGCAAGAAGAGAAAGATTTAGACCACTGGCACTATGACATGATGGGGCAAACAATGCTGATTCGGGACGCGGATGGCGACTATACTCCTGCCCATCGTTCCTTATTAGAGTTCTTTGTTGCTTATAAGTTTGCCGCAGAATTGGGAGCATTAGCTGAAGATTTTACTGAGTTGGCAAGATCGCGATCGCGTTTGAATAACAGTGCAGCACCAATTGACTATACCTGGTCTGGTTACTTTGCTCCTCGTGATGCGGTCGCGCTTAGCGGCGGCAACAGCCTTGCGCTATTAAAAGGGTTTATACGTGAGCCATTAGAGAAGTTGAGGGAAACCGTTGGGCGATCGCAACTGACGAAAGCTGTAATGGATCTGCTCGTGCCAATGTTGGATAATAACGAGTCGCTGGTTAAAGTTATTGAGGCAACGCGAAGGAAAAGTGAATTGGAGGTAGGTTATGTTGGGGGGAATGCAGCAACGTTACTAGTGAAAATTGACAAGAAGGCACTAGACAACAAAGATCTCTCGCGTGCTGTGATTATCGGGGCTAATTTTTCCGATGCTAGTCTGCGCGGTGTTAATTTTGCAGTGGCGAATTTGGCGAATACTGTTTTTCCCAAAGCCTTTGGTGCAATTTTCGCAGTGACATTTAGTCCTGATGGTAAATTGTTTGCTACAAGTGATGCTAGCTGTAAGATTCTTATTTGGAGATGTGAGGATAGTCAACCAATTGCACTCTGTGAAGGACATAAAGATTGGATACGGTCAATTGCCTTTAGTCCGAACGGTAAAGTCGTAGCTAGTGCTAGTTATGACCGAACAATTAAATTATGGAATATCCTCACTGGAGAATGCCTAAAAACTTTACAAGGGCACGGAGGTCGGGTAAATTCTGTTACTATCTCTTCTAACAGTAAAATCCTAGCTAGTGGCAGTAGCGATCACACAATCAAAATTTGGAATATGCATACTGGAGAATGCTTTAAAACCTTGCAAGGTCATACCAGTAGAATTCATTCAGTTACAATTAGTCCTGACAGTTTAATCCTAGCTAGTAGTAGCAGAGACAAGACAATTAAAATCTGGAATATTTATACAGGAGAATGTCAAAAAACCTTGCTGAGCCATAGCGATTCTGTAAATTCAGTAACAATTAGTTCTGACGGTACAACCCTAGCTAGCTCTAGCGCTGATACAACAATAAAATTATGGAGTATACATACAGGAGAATGCCAAAAAACCTTACAGGGACACACTAATGAAGTGCGAACAATAGCTTTTAGCTCTAACAACAAAACTCTTATCAGTGGTAGTTACGATAAAACCATCAAGTTATGGGATATTGGCACTGGGGAATGTTTGAACACTTTACAAGCACACACTGATTGGGTTAGATCAGTAGCAATTAATCCTAATGCAACTACTTTAATTAGTGGAGGCAACGACCAAACAATCCGTCAATGGGATCTCCTGACTGGAGAATGTATAAAGATTTTACAGGGTTATAGTGGCGCAATACGATCAGTAGCAATCAGTCCCAGTGATGCAACTCTAGCTAGCAGTAGTGAAGAACCAACAGTGAAGCTATGGAACATACGTACTGGAGAATGCCTAAAAAATTTACTTGGACACACAAGTAGGGTAAATTCAGTAGCTTTCAGTCCTAACAGGAAAACTCTAGCAACTGGTAGTTATGACCGAACAATCAAACTATGGGATGCTTGTACTGGAGAATGCCTAAAAACTTTCAATGGTCATAGTGGTGGAGTCAATTCAGTAGTTTTTAGTCTTAGTGGTAACATTTTAATCAGTGTTGGTGGTGACAAAACAGTGAAACTATGGGACATTGAAACGGGAGAGTGTCTCAAAACCTTGCAAGGACATACCAATTGGTTATGGTCAGTAGCCGTTAGTCCTGACGGTACAACTATAGCTAGTGGTGGCGATGACAAAGTAGTGAAGTTATGGAATATTTCTACAGGAATATGTTTGAATACCTTAGAAGGGCACCAAGAATCTATATGGTCATTAGCAATGAGTTCTGACGGTAAAACCCTAGCTAGTTGTAGTGATGATAATACAGTAAAATTATGGGATATTAGCACGGGACAATGTCTTAAAACTTTACAAGGGCATATAAGCAGGATAGAGGCAGTAGCTATTAGCACTAATGGTCAAATTTTAGTGAGTGGTAGTTTTGATCGAACAATAAAACTTTGGGACATAAATACAGGAGAATGTTTGAGAACTTTGCATGGTCATACTCAACGAGTACAGTCAGTAGCTATCAGTTTCGACGGTACGCTTATATTTAGTGGTAGCTATGATGAAACAATCAAGATTTGGAATGCTAATACAGGTCAATGCCTAAATACTTTCATTAACAAGCCGTATGCAGGAATGAATATTACAGGCATTACTGGTTTGACAAAATCTGAAAAATCTACGCTCAAAGCTTTAGGAGCAGTGGAGGATGAGTAA
- a CDS encoding GlsB/YeaQ/YmgE family stress response membrane protein: protein MNIIAWIVLGLIAGAIAKAIYPGHQGGGILGTILLGIIGAFVGGSLGVFFSTGQFSLAASALSIPGIALAVVGALVAIFVWNLVTRRAV, encoded by the coding sequence ATGAACATTATTGCTTGGATTGTTTTAGGTTTGATTGCTGGTGCTATAGCTAAAGCTATTTACCCCGGACACCAAGGTGGTGGAATTTTGGGAACAATCTTGTTAGGAATTATCGGTGCTTTTGTCGGTGGTAGCTTGGGCGTATTCTTTAGCACGGGACAGTTTAGTTTGGCCGCTTCTGCCCTCAGTATTCCCGGTATCGCGTTAGCAGTTGTTGGTGCGCTTGTCGCTATTTTTGTATGGAATTTAGTCACCCGTCGTGCAGTGTAA
- a CDS encoding homoserine/threonine efflux transporter: MSFLNDWLTVFVIGLAAVISPGPDFALTLRNSLFYSRQTGIYTAMGVTAGHVVHATYCLVGIGAIISRSILLFNTLKWVGAAYLIYIGLKSLRAKKHSYSVDSKQRSKDISRWMAFRIGLLGDLLNPKATLFFLALFTQIIHPATPLVTQAFYGATIVTIALVWYNLVALLISQRIVKNTLESISHWLERVAGAVLIALGLRLAFARARD; the protein is encoded by the coding sequence ATGTCATTTCTAAATGACTGGTTGACAGTTTTTGTGATTGGACTTGCTGCAGTGATAAGTCCAGGTCCGGATTTTGCGTTGACACTCCGCAACAGCTTGTTTTATTCCAGGCAAACAGGTATCTACACTGCTATGGGTGTCACTGCCGGACACGTCGTTCATGCCACTTATTGTCTAGTTGGCATTGGCGCTATTATTTCGCGGTCAATTCTGTTATTTAATACCCTAAAGTGGGTAGGTGCTGCTTACCTCATTTATATCGGGTTAAAATCGCTACGAGCTAAAAAACATTCCTACTCGGTTGATAGCAAACAAAGATCGAAAGATATCAGTCGCTGGATGGCGTTTCGGATTGGTTTATTAGGAGACTTGCTCAATCCCAAAGCTACCTTATTTTTCCTAGCACTGTTTACTCAAATTATCCACCCAGCAACACCTTTAGTTACACAAGCATTTTATGGTGCAACCATTGTTACTATAGCGCTGGTTTGGTACAATCTTGTCGCTTTGCTCATTTCACAACGGATAGTCAAAAACACTCTTGAGTCTATTTCTCACTGGTTAGAACGTGTCGCAGGTGCAGTCTTGATTGCTTTAGGCTTGCGATTGGCTTTTGCTAGAGCACGTGATTAA
- a CDS encoding tyrosine-type recombinase/integrase, with product MSSIHPENISVLESSFALSIGSNFSLENDPDVVEQLIGDKRSLNTKREYQKDLRDFFLYIAKTELCRDLVLEFLHLEQKHAVALVFKYKAHLMKKKLAEATVNRRLSAIKSMVEMGRRLGVCNFSLDDVKGEKVETYRDTKGIPPGDYARVIGRCDRTTLKGKRDYAILRLLWDNALRRNEIVNLNVCDFNLKEKTLSILGKGKGTQKQVVSLSEKTVDAIASWLKASQKKRNDDPMFTVLAYHNYGERLTGEAIRRLVDGLCKQAGITKKMSPHRVRHSAITTVLDQNNGNYRATQRFSRHAQVQTVLKYDDNRQNLQKAMSDKISDLI from the coding sequence ATGAGTTCCATTCACCCAGAAAATATCAGTGTTTTAGAAAGTTCATTTGCCCTCAGTATCGGGTCAAACTTTTCTTTAGAAAATGACCCGGATGTGGTAGAGCAGTTAATTGGGGATAAGCGAAGTCTCAACACCAAGCGCGAGTACCAAAAAGATTTACGGGACTTCTTTTTGTACATAGCGAAAACTGAACTCTGTCGGGATTTGGTTTTGGAGTTTCTGCACCTGGAGCAAAAACACGCGGTGGCTTTAGTTTTCAAGTACAAAGCACACTTGATGAAGAAGAAATTAGCAGAAGCAACAGTGAATCGTCGTCTGAGTGCAATCAAATCTATGGTAGAGATGGGGCGACGGTTGGGAGTGTGCAATTTTTCGTTAGATGATGTCAAAGGTGAGAAAGTTGAAACTTATCGCGATACCAAAGGCATTCCACCAGGTGACTATGCCCGAGTTATTGGTAGGTGCGATCGCACGACTCTAAAAGGAAAACGAGACTATGCCATACTGCGGTTACTTTGGGATAATGCTTTGCGTCGGAATGAAATAGTTAATTTAAATGTTTGTGACTTTAACCTTAAGGAAAAAACTTTATCTATCCTGGGTAAAGGTAAGGGGACTCAGAAGCAAGTTGTCTCACTGTCAGAAAAGACAGTTGATGCGATAGCGAGTTGGTTGAAAGCGAGTCAGAAGAAACGTAACGATGACCCCATGTTTACGGTACTTGCCTATCATAATTATGGAGAAAGATTAACTGGAGAAGCAATCAGGCGACTGGTGGATGGGTTATGCAAGCAAGCTGGAATTACCAAGAAGATGTCACCACACCGCGTCCGCCACAGTGCAATTACAACTGTACTGGATCAAAACAATGGTAACTACCGTGCTACTCAACGTTTTAGCCGTCACGCCCAAGTGCAGACGGTTCTCAAGTATGATGATAACCGTCAAAATTTACAAAAAGCGATGAGCGATAAGATATCGGATCTGATTTAG
- a CDS encoding NAD(P)/FAD-dependent oxidoreductase — MYTNTFNNYVIVSGKLNPKSSDNNKRDKTMDANMILEQCQLINSQSQKKHITILGAGIAGLVAAYELERLGHTVEILEGSPRIGGRVWTHRFGNEPDAPYAELGAMRIPSDHELTLHYVQEMGLSDKLCKFMTVFEESNAKMNINGQVLKMKDAPRTLQQTEGGLLTDTRYSEQTRNFAAWLKTIINTIAPGNLRSDFERDLQSHLMDELERLDLDPYFSEDGETIDLHSFLTQNPSFRAKCSQGLDIFLGDIMTETSHDLLQLKGGMDQIISRLAASIKADIKCNAEVVALLLEKDYTQIAWKQNGQIHIKKCDYVLCTIPFSVLRKMELSGFDEQKLDSIHNTVYCPGTKVAFHTKEAFWTKEGIKGGASFSGEGVRQTYYPSVKFNPERGSVMLASYTIGDDADRMGKMSEIERFDYVQNTVSKLHPELNVPGTIVDKASIAWGEYKWSAGGCTIHWDDSESNYLAAQRPQNTLFFAGEHCSRFPAWLQGSIESSLEAVRDIVKHKPVTKSTAVNTISRTNRQLVTV, encoded by the coding sequence ATTTATACAAATACATTCAATAATTACGTAATCGTCTCTGGCAAGTTGAATCCTAAATCATCAGACAACAACAAAAGGGATAAAACAATGGACGCTAACATGATTCTTGAACAATGCCAACTGATTAACAGCCAATCCCAGAAGAAGCACATTACAATTTTAGGAGCAGGAATTGCAGGTTTGGTTGCTGCTTACGAACTAGAACGCTTGGGTCACACTGTTGAGATATTAGAAGGTAGCCCACGTATCGGTGGACGGGTATGGACACACCGTTTCGGGAATGAACCCGATGCACCTTATGCCGAACTCGGAGCCATGCGTATTCCTAGCGACCATGAACTGACATTGCATTATGTCCAAGAAATGGGACTCAGTGATAAGCTGTGTAAGTTTATGACCGTGTTCGAGGAAAGCAATGCCAAAATGAACATTAACGGTCAAGTGTTGAAGATGAAAGATGCACCTCGTACACTACAACAAACAGAAGGCGGTTTGTTGACTGACACTCGTTACAGCGAACAAACTCGCAATTTTGCGGCTTGGCTTAAAACTATCATTAATACTATTGCTCCTGGCAATCTTCGTTCTGATTTTGAGCGCGACTTGCAATCTCACCTGATGGATGAGTTGGAGCGCTTGGATTTAGATCCCTACTTCAGCGAAGATGGTGAAACGATAGATTTGCACTCCTTCTTAACTCAAAACCCCAGCTTCCGCGCCAAGTGTTCTCAAGGGTTAGACATTTTCCTTGGCGACATCATGACCGAAACCAGCCATGACTTGTTGCAACTTAAAGGTGGAATGGATCAAATCATATCAAGATTGGCAGCATCAATCAAAGCGGACATCAAGTGTAATGCTGAAGTAGTTGCCTTGCTCTTAGAAAAAGATTATACCCAGATCGCTTGGAAGCAAAACGGTCAAATCCACATCAAGAAATGCGACTACGTGTTATGCACAATTCCATTCTCCGTACTTCGCAAAATGGAGTTGAGTGGTTTCGACGAGCAAAAGTTAGACTCCATCCACAACACCGTTTACTGTCCCGGTACTAAAGTAGCGTTTCATACCAAGGAAGCTTTCTGGACAAAAGAAGGTATCAAAGGTGGAGCTTCCTTCAGTGGTGAAGGCGTGCGTCAAACCTACTACCCCTCAGTTAAGTTCAATCCAGAGCGTGGAAGCGTGATGTTAGCAAGCTACACTATCGGTGATGATGCCGATCGCATGGGCAAAATGTCCGAAATTGAACGCTTTGACTACGTGCAGAACACAGTCAGCAAACTTCACCCAGAATTGAACGTACCCGGTACAATTGTGGACAAAGCATCCATTGCTTGGGGTGAGTATAAGTGGAGTGCAGGCGGATGCACCATTCATTGGGATGATAGCGAATCCAATTACTTGGCAGCACAAAGACCGCAAAACACCTTGTTCTTTGCAGGCGAACACTGCTCTCGATTCCCTGCTTGGCTGCAAGGTTCTATCGAGTCCTCTCTGGAAGCTGTTCGCGACATTGTGAAGCACAAGCCAGTTACAAAGTCCACTGCTGTCAACACTATTTCTCGCACCAATCGTCAGCTGGTAACAGTTTGA